The Natrinema saccharevitans genome includes the window CCCGATCCGAACGCATCTCCGGGACATGCCGATCCTGCCCGAGTTCGTCGGGCTGACCTTCGAGGTCTACAACGGACAGGCCTTCGAGCGCGTTCGCGTCGAACCCGAAATGATCGGCCACTACCTCGGCGAGTTCCGGCTGACGCGGACCTCCGTCGAACACGGTCAGGCCGGCATCGGCGCGACCCGATCGTCGAAGTTCGTCCCACTGAAGTGATCATCGCATGGGAATCAACTACTCAGTCGACGCGGACCCGGACGCCACGGCGAAAGCCATGCTTCGGGAGCGTCATATGAGCAACAAGCACAGCAAGGAGGTCGCACGCGAGATCAAGGGCAAGACCGTCGGCGAAGCCCAGGCGTACCTCCGTGACGTAATCGACGGGGAACAGTCGGTCCCGTTCAAGTCCCACAACGCCGGCGCGGGGCATCGCTCCGACGTCGACGGCTGGGACGCCGGCAAGTACCCCGAGAAGGTCTCGGGGGAGTTCCTCGACCTGCTCGAGAACGTCGAAGCAAACGCTGACCATCAGGGCTTCGACGGCGAGTCCATGGAGATCGTCCACGTCGCCGCCCACAAGGTCGGCGAATCCGTGGGCCGCAAGCCCCGCGCGATGGGGCGTGCGTCCTCCTGGAACACGCCGGAGGTCGACGTCGAGATCGTCGTCGAAGAACAGGACACAGAAGCGGAGGACGATAGCTAATGGCTGACGAACATCAATTCATCGAGAACGGCCTGCAGCGGTCCCAGATCGACGAGTTCTTCCAGGAAGAACTCGGCCGCGCGGGCTACGGTGGCATGGACGTCGCCAAGACGCCGATGGGAACCCAGATCGTCCTCAAGGCCGAGAAGCCCGGGATGGTCATCGGCAAGGGCGGCGAGAACATCCGGAAGGTCACGACGGCCCTCGAGGAGCGGTTCAACCTCGAGGACCCCCAGATCGACGTCCAGGAGGTCGAGGAACCCGACCTGAACGCACGGATCGTCGCGGACCGACTGGCCAACGCACTCGAGCGCGGCTGGTACTTCCGGAAGGCCGGTCACACGACGATCGACCGGATCATGGAAGCCGGCGCGCTCGGTGCCGAGATCGTCCTCTCCGGGAAGGTCACGGGCGCTCGATCGCGCGTCGAGAAGTTCAACCGCGGCTACATCAAGCACAACGGCGAGCCCGCCGAGACGGTCGTCGACCACGGTCAGGGCGTCGCGGTCATGAAGCTCGGCACCATCGGTGTCGACGTCAAGATCATTCCGCCGGGCGCGGAGTTGCCCGACGACTTCGAGGTCAACGAAGACATGGACCCCGAAGAGATCGTCCCCGACGCCGTCGAAGTCAACGAGGAAGGCGGCGTCGAGGAACTCCTCGAGGGCGAACCCGAGGCCGACGAGGCCGAGGCTGACGTTGCGGACGCCAACGAGACCGACGCCGAGACCGACCTCGACGAGGACGTCGTCGAGGAGGTCATCGAGGAAGAGGTCGAGGCCGACGAGGAGTTCGACGACGTCGAGGTCCCCGGCGAAGACGAGGACGTCGAGGAAGACCTCGAGGAACTCGAGGAAGACGTCGAAGCCGAGGCAGAGGAACTCGTCGAGGAGATGGAAGACGCGGACGAAGACGAGGGAGGTGACGCCTGATGGCGATCCTCCACGTCGAAGAGATCCGCGACATGACGCCGGCCGAGCGGGAAGAAGAACTCGAGGAACTCGAGACGGAACTGCTGAACCAGAAGTCAGTCCTCGCCGCCGGTGGAGCCCCGGAGAACCCGGGCCGCATCGGCGAGCTGGGTCGTACCATCGCACGGATCAAGACGATCCAGCGCGAGGAGGGCGACCTCGAGGACGCAGCGGACGCCGAATAACGCGATAACACACCAATGGCACTGACACCCGAGACACTGCCGCGACACGAACTCAACGGGCTCCCCGTCCGAGTCGTCGAGAGCGACGACTCTTCGCGGGTGGGCATAGAGGGACGGGTCGTCATCGAGACGACCAAGACGCTTTCCGTGGAAATCCGTGACAACGGCGAGTCTCGGGTGGTGATGGTGCCGAAATCGGGCTCGGTATTCGAGTTCGCGATCACAGATGACGCCGCCGACCTCACGAAGGGGTCGGGGACTGCGTCCAAACTGGCCGACACTCAACCTGGGGCCACCGAGCGATCGGCTGCCCGAGACCGAGCTGACGGCGATGCCGTCAGCTGCCGTGGCGACGATCCCTCGCGGGATCCCCGCCATGCTGCCGGCGAGGACGTAGCCTACGTTACGGTCGATGGATCGCGCTTGCTCTCACGACCCGCCCGACGCACGGAAACGAATGGTGACTCACCATGGCAATAGGACTAGACGTTGAAACCCCTCCGGAACCCGAAAACCCGGAGGAATACGACTACGAGAAATGTCCGTTCTACGGCGAACTCTCCGTTCGAGGGCAGATCCTCGAAGGGACGGTCGTCTCGACGGACATGGATAAGACCGTAGTCGTCGAGCGAGAGTACGATGTGGCGGTCCCGAAGTACGACCGACACATGAAACGACGCTCGCGTATCCCGGCCCACGTACCGGGCGTACTCGAGCCGCTCTCGGTCGGTGACACGGTCAAGATCGCAGAGACCCGACCACTGTCGAAGACGAAATCGCACGTGGTCGTCGAAGTAACCGACGAAGCAACCGCCGAGGACCTCGCGGAGCTGACCAGCCAGGCCGAGCCTGAGCCGGCGCTTTCCGACGAGGACCTCGCCGCCGCCGAAGAGGGTGATCAGTGATGGAGGCGATGAAGGCCGACGTCACGCAGGGCCTGAAGAAGGGCTCGCTGGTCACGTGCGCCGACAACACCGGCGCGCGTGAACTGAAGATCATCAGCGTCGCGGGCTACCACGGCACCAAGAGCCGCCAGCCGAAGGCGGGGATCGGTGACAAGGTGACCGTCTCGGTCACCAAGGGTACCCCCGAGATGCGCCGACAGGTCCTCGAGGCCGTCGTCGTCCGCCAGCGGAAGTCGATCCGCCGGCCCGACGGCACCCGACTGAAGTTCGAGGACAACGCGGCGGTCATCATCGACGAGAACGAGGAGCCCCGCGGCACGGAGATCAAGGGGCCGATCGCCCGCGAAGTCGCAGAGCGCTTCGGAGCAATCGCCAGCACGGCGACGATGATCGTATAGATATGACTGAACAACCACACAAACAGCGAACGCAGACGGAACGCGCGCCGCTGCACAAGCGACAGAAGCAGCTGCACGCGACGCTGTCCGACGACCTCCGCGAGGAGTACGACACCCGTCGAACCCGCGTCAACGCGGGCGACACGGTCGAGGTCATGCGCGGCGACCACGCCGGCGAGGAAGGCGAGGTCATGCGCGCGATTCTCGAGGACGGAACGATTCACGTCGAGGACGTGACCGTCGAGACGGCCGACGGCGAAGAAGTGCCGCGGCCGCTGGATCCGTCGAACGTCCGGATCACGGCCCTCGACCTCGAGGACGAGCGTCGCGAGGCGCGTCTCGAAGGTGATAGCGAATGACGAAACACCAGAAACGACTATCCGTACCGAAGTCCTGGCCGGTCGAGCGAAAGACCGAGACCTTCACGGTCAAGGCCGACGCCGGTCCCCACGGCGAAGACGGCGTGCCGCTCGTCGTCCTCCTGCGGGACGTTCTCGGCTACGTGGACTCGCGCAAGGAAGCCCGCTACGCCCTCTCGGAGGATGCGATCCTCATCAACGGCGACGCGATCAACGACGAACAGCGCCCGATCGGCATGTTCGACATTGTTGCGTTCCCCGGACGCGATGAGTACTACCGCGTCTTCCCCGACGAGGGCGGTCGGCTCGCGCTGACCGAGATCGACGAGGAGTCGGCCCAGAGCCGCCTCGGCAAGATCGAGGGCAAACAGCAGGTTCCCGGCGGCGACACGCAGCTCACGCTGCACGACGGGACCAACGTCCTCGTCGACGACGACGAGTACCAGGCAAACGACTCGATCGTCATCGACAACGACGACAAGTCGATCGTCGCGCACTTTCCCTACGAAGAGGGGGCGCTCGTGACGGCCGTCCGTGGCAACCACGGCGGCAAGATCGGCGAGGTCGACGCGATCGACGTCACGCCGGGCAGCGGCTCGAACCGGGTCGGCGTCTCGACGGACGACGGCGGCTTCGAGACCGTCGAGGAGTACGTCGTCGTGATCGACGAGAACTTCACGGGTGATGACGATGAGTAGCGAGAGCGACGCAGGCGCTGACTTCCACGAGATGCGCGAACCACGCGTCGAGAAGGTCGTCGTCCACATGGGCGTCGGTCAAGGTGGTCGCGAACTCGGCAAGGCAGAAGACATCATCGAGGAGATCACGGGACAGGAAAGCGTCCGTACCCAGGCGAAAAAGACCGAACCCGACTTCGGCATTCGTCAGGGCGACCCGATCGGCGCGAAGGTCACCCTTCGCGACGACGACGCCTACGAGTTCCTCGAGAAGTCGCTGCCGTTGACGGAACTCTCGCCGGCGCAGTTCGACGACACGGGCAACTTCAGCTTCGGCGTCGAGGAACACACCGACTTCCCGAGCCAGGAGTACGACCCGAACGTCGGGATTTTCGGACTGGACGTCACC containing:
- a CDS encoding 30S ribosomal protein S19 encodes the protein MSQEYRTGREGEFTYRGHTLEELQSMELDEVVELLPARQRRSIERGLSVEKEKLLEEAREAGEEETANNPIRTHLRDMPILPEFVGLTFEVYNGQAFERVRVEPEMIGHYLGEFRLTRTSVEHGQAGIGATRSSKFVPLK
- a CDS encoding 50S ribosomal protein L22, which encodes MGINYSVDADPDATAKAMLRERHMSNKHSKEVAREIKGKTVGEAQAYLRDVIDGEQSVPFKSHNAGAGHRSDVDGWDAGKYPEKVSGEFLDLLENVEANADHQGFDGESMEIVHVAAHKVGESVGRKPRAMGRASSWNTPEVDVEIVVEEQDTEAEDDS
- a CDS encoding 30S ribosomal protein S3; protein product: MADEHQFIENGLQRSQIDEFFQEELGRAGYGGMDVAKTPMGTQIVLKAEKPGMVIGKGGENIRKVTTALEERFNLEDPQIDVQEVEEPDLNARIVADRLANALERGWYFRKAGHTTIDRIMEAGALGAEIVLSGKVTGARSRVEKFNRGYIKHNGEPAETVVDHGQGVAVMKLGTIGVDVKIIPPGAELPDDFEVNEDMDPEEIVPDAVEVNEEGGVEELLEGEPEADEAEADVADANETDAETDLDEDVVEEVIEEEVEADEEFDDVEVPGEDEDVEEDLEELEEDVEAEAEELVEEMEDADEDEGGDA
- the rpmC gene encoding 50S ribosomal protein L29 codes for the protein MAILHVEEIRDMTPAEREEELEELETELLNQKSVLAAGGAPENPGRIGELGRTIARIKTIQREEGDLEDAADAE
- a CDS encoding ribonuclease P protein component 1 — protein: MALTPETLPRHELNGLPVRVVESDDSSRVGIEGRVVIETTKTLSVEIRDNGESRVVMVPKSGSVFEFAITDDAADLTKGSGTASKLADTQPGATERSAARDRADGDAVSCRGDDPSRDPRHAAGEDVAYVTVDGSRLLSRPARRTETNGDSPWQ
- a CDS encoding 30S ribosomal protein S17, with product MAIGLDVETPPEPENPEEYDYEKCPFYGELSVRGQILEGTVVSTDMDKTVVVEREYDVAVPKYDRHMKRRSRIPAHVPGVLEPLSVGDTVKIAETRPLSKTKSHVVVEVTDEATAEDLAELTSQAEPEPALSDEDLAAAEEGDQ
- a CDS encoding 50S ribosomal protein L14, which gives rise to MEAMKADVTQGLKKGSLVTCADNTGARELKIISVAGYHGTKSRQPKAGIGDKVTVSVTKGTPEMRRQVLEAVVVRQRKSIRRPDGTRLKFEDNAAVIIDENEEPRGTEIKGPIAREVAERFGAIASTATMIV
- the rplX gene encoding 50S ribosomal protein L24 is translated as MTEQPHKQRTQTERAPLHKRQKQLHATLSDDLREEYDTRRTRVNAGDTVEVMRGDHAGEEGEVMRAILEDGTIHVEDVTVETADGEEVPRPLDPSNVRITALDLEDERREARLEGDSE
- a CDS encoding 30S ribosomal protein S4e, giving the protein MTKHQKRLSVPKSWPVERKTETFTVKADAGPHGEDGVPLVVLLRDVLGYVDSRKEARYALSEDAILINGDAINDEQRPIGMFDIVAFPGRDEYYRVFPDEGGRLALTEIDEESAQSRLGKIEGKQQVPGGDTQLTLHDGTNVLVDDDEYQANDSIVIDNDDKSIVAHFPYEEGALVTAVRGNHGGKIGEVDAIDVTPGSGSNRVGVSTDDGGFETVEEYVVVIDENFTGDDDE
- a CDS encoding 50S ribosomal protein L5, which encodes MSSESDAGADFHEMREPRVEKVVVHMGVGQGGRELGKAEDIIEEITGQESVRTQAKKTEPDFGIRQGDPIGAKVTLRDDDAYEFLEKSLPLTELSPAQFDDTGNFSFGVEEHTDFPSQEYDPNVGIFGLDVTVNLVRPGYRIAKRDKATRSIPSKHRLTPEDALAFIEANFDVSVETDDE